Proteins from a genomic interval of Papaver somniferum cultivar HN1 chromosome 4, ASM357369v1, whole genome shotgun sequence:
- the LOC113276000 gene encoding zinc finger matrin-type protein 2-like: MGNEIARSVEKVAGVDNTFRKKFDREEYEERARERERQEEEDNRKSKFKGPPVQRQPLKRRDYEVDLDSRLGKTQVVTPIAPLSQQSGYFCSVCKCVVKDSANYLDHINGKKHQRALGMSMRVERASLQQVQERFEALKKRKVEGVFTEQDLDERTQKQQQEEEERKRQRRKKKKEKKKEKSKEEESEEVDPDVAALMGFGGFGSSKKSA, encoded by the exons ATGGGAAACGAAATTGCGAGAAGTGTAGAGAAG GTAGCTGGAGTTGATAATACATTTAGAAAGAAATTTGATCGAGAAGAGTATGAAGAACGAGCTCGCGAGCGAGAAAGACAG GAGGAGGAGGATAATCGGAAATCTAAGT TTAAAGGACCTCCAGTGCAAAGACAACCATTGAAACGCAGAGATTATGAAGTGGATCTCGATTCTAGACTGGGGAAAACTCAG GTCGTTACTCCAATAGCACCTCTAAGTCAGCAG TCCGGATACTTCTGCTCAGTTTGTAAGTGTGTTGTAAAAGATTCCGCTAACTACTTGGACCACATAAATGGGAAAAAAC ATCAAAGAGCTTTGGGTATGTCAATGCGAGTAGAAAGGGCATCTCTTCAACAG GTTCAAGAACGATTCGAAGCTCTGAAGAAACGTAAAGTTGAAGGAGTCTTTACAGAGCAAG ACCTAGATGAGCGGACCCAGAAGCAGCAACAAGAAGAGGAAGAGCGCAAGCGCCAGCggcgaaaaaagaaaaaagagaagaag AAAGAGAAGTCCAAAGAGGAAGAGTCTGAGGAAGTAGACCCGGATGTTGCAGCGCTGATGGGATTTGGAGGTTTTGGTTCATCTAAAAAAAGTGcttga